TGGATTCGAAAATTGTCCTGACGGACGAACAATGGAATTTGATCAAACCGTTCTTTCCACAGAAAATTCGCTCATCGCTCGGTGGACGACCGGAAGTCGATAACCGCAGGTGCTTGGAAGGCATCCTGTGGGTGCTCACGACCGGCGCCCGCTGGAAAGATTTACCCGCTGAGTATCCCTCCTACTGCTCCTGCTGGAGACGCTTTCGCAACTGGACGGAATCAGGTGCGTTTCTCAAAGCCTGGTCAGTCCTGCTCGAGAAACTGGATGAACTCGG
This sequence is a window from Rubinisphaera margarita. Protein-coding genes within it:
- a CDS encoding transposase, producing the protein MDSKIVLTDEQWNLIKPFFPQKIRSSLGGRPEVDNRRCLEGILWVLTTGARWKDLPAEYPSYCSCWRRFRNWTESGAFLKAWSVLLEKLDELGQLDLSTLIGDGTFCASKKKAMKSA